The following is a genomic window from Nitrospira sp..
TCCAGCCGATTCGTTCCGGCTGCCCTTCGTCGCCGCGCCAAGCCGGTGGAGACCGGGAGGTCGAAGAGAAGGGTCAGGTCCGGCGTGATCGTTCGCGTGGCGAGGCGGTTGAGAGTCCGGAGCGTCGTGAGGTCCAGCCCACGCGCATAACCCTGGTAGGCCAAGGTGGAATCGCTGAAACGATCGCAGATTACGATGGCGCCTTGTGCGAGGGCCGGTTCGATGACCTGCGCGACATGTTGCCGGCGGGCGGCGAAGATAAGGAACGCCTCGGTTTCCGGCGCAACCGGTTCAGCGGTGCGATCCAGCAGGAGTGAGCGGATGTGTTCCGCGAGCAGGGTTCCTCCCGGTTCTCTGGTTTCCACGGTGACGTATCCTTCG
Proteins encoded in this region:
- a CDS encoding Thymidylate kinase, with the translated sequence MTLEGIEGCGKSTQAKLLGEYLRSEGYVTVETREPGGTLLAEHIRSLLLDRTAEPVAPETEAFLIFAARRQHVAQVIEPALAQGAIVICDRFSDSTLAYQGYARGLDLTTLRTLNRLATRTITPDLTLLFDLPVSTGLARRRRAAGTNRLDRESIRFHRKVRAGFLDLAKREPARIKIIPSRAAKETVARAVAQTVAPWLSKHLRGATKHSPSSDTPIPHRSQARHALR